Proteins encoded together in one Fibrobacter sp. UWH4 window:
- a CDS encoding glycosyltransferase gives MFTIVDFNNFWSPSGGGVRRYHLQKMAFYENLSSETTDQVLSVFVMPDSKTFTEKRSESLIIEHVEAFRFPGKWEYRFIWKPSQIEPVLAKYKPQVIEVGSPYLLPTVVRRAAKKIVPEAVLLSFWHADFPITYVQRPVTNKFGKALGNLSKNVAFWYARQEFRHFDGIQVSCNEVLKRLDRHKLPTSHWIPLGCDIQMFSPAKRDETLVQKLKDGKPDRLTIFFPHRFCEEKGIELLLGAYPILCEKLGCEPALVFAGTGPYLTQVQEAVEKYPHIQYAGFISSIDEMARHYASVDLGLALSGWETFGLSILESMACGNAQIGASTGAAAEHIRESGAGVVLKERTPQALADAIVELYHSDMATMKQNARAYAEKFSWADCFKRQLELYKLIYNQKRKK, from the coding sequence ATGTTTACTATCGTCGATTTCAACAACTTCTGGAGCCCCTCCGGCGGAGGCGTCCGACGGTACCACCTACAAAAGATGGCGTTTTACGAGAACTTATCTTCGGAAACAACAGACCAGGTTCTTTCCGTGTTCGTGATGCCGGATTCCAAGACCTTTACCGAAAAAAGAAGCGAAAGCCTGATTATCGAACATGTCGAGGCATTTCGTTTTCCGGGTAAATGGGAATACCGCTTTATTTGGAAACCGTCGCAAATTGAGCCTGTCCTTGCCAAATACAAGCCTCAAGTCATCGAAGTCGGTTCGCCCTACCTGCTCCCGACCGTGGTTCGCAGGGCCGCCAAAAAGATTGTCCCCGAAGCCGTCTTGCTGAGTTTTTGGCATGCGGATTTCCCGATTACCTACGTGCAGCGCCCCGTCACGAATAAGTTCGGCAAGGCACTCGGCAATCTGAGCAAGAACGTCGCTTTCTGGTACGCTCGTCAGGAATTCAGGCATTTCGACGGCATCCAAGTTTCCTGCAACGAAGTCTTGAAGCGGCTCGACAGGCACAAGCTTCCGACAAGCCACTGGATTCCGCTCGGTTGCGACATCCAGATGTTCTCGCCCGCCAAACGTGACGAAACTTTGGTTCAAAAACTGAAAGACGGCAAACCCGACAGGCTTACGATCTTCTTCCCGCACCGGTTCTGCGAAGAAAAAGGAATTGAGCTTTTACTCGGCGCCTACCCCATTCTCTGCGAAAAACTCGGATGCGAACCGGCACTCGTCTTTGCTGGTACGGGACCGTACTTGACTCAAGTGCAGGAAGCCGTTGAAAAATATCCGCACATCCAATACGCGGGATTCATTTCGTCCATCGACGAAATGGCGAGGCATTACGCGAGCGTTGACCTCGGACTCGCCCTTTCAGGCTGGGAAACCTTCGGACTTTCGATTCTCGAAAGTATGGCCTGCGGCAATGCGCAGATCGGTGCCTCGACGGGAGCCGCAGCCGAACACATCCGCGAATCTGGAGCGGGAGTTGTCTTGAAGGAACGCACTCCACAGGCGCTCGCCGACGCCATCGTCGAACTATACCATTCCGACATGGCCACGATGAAACAGAACGCTCGCGCCTATGCCGAAAAATTCAGCTGGGCAGACTGTTTCAAGCGCCAGCTAGAACTTTACAAGCTCATTTACAACCAAAAGAGGAAAAAATGA
- a CDS encoding Dabb family protein yields the protein MIRHIVFWKLKAEAEGATAKENGQKMVDAFHALAGKIPGLLSIESGLNFNKAETGNGDIEYDVALDTTFHTKAALDIYQNHPEHLAIVTFVKKVVTERRAVDFEF from the coding sequence ATGATTCGTCATATCGTATTCTGGAAATTGAAAGCTGAAGCCGAAGGCGCCACCGCCAAGGAAAACGGACAGAAAATGGTCGACGCCTTCCATGCGCTCGCAGGAAAGATCCCAGGCCTGTTGAGCATTGAATCGGGCCTGAATTTCAACAAGGCCGAAACCGGTAACGGCGACATTGAATACGATGTAGCCCTCGACACCACATTCCATACCAAGGCAGCCCTCGACATCTACCAGAACCACCCAGAGCACCTCGCCATCGTCACCTTCGTCAAGAAGGTCGTGACCGAGCGCCGCGCCGTCGACTTTGAATTTTAA
- a CDS encoding LTA synthase family protein, translating into MMKSIAYLLKAVGKGLAPLQNLVLISLAAWFTHILLRVMLLFRSNPYGFPFVSKPDWFIFHAVCIDFMWIANALVVFLILGGIALRIAGGSKGIGSNGAVGTKGKTVAKVTTVLYAVFHTVILLLTLLDNETQRFLGGHLTFGLVDTYKDTSSIIVFYDYVANDLSVPYLQFVVLALMLPLTYGIYKLLCRWYRPTEGFYIKKSVIAMLVFYIASYSYVYFIWTGSSRMDKLRPVVSLIYNDLFAAKRAPGLSEADLSAYKTAYQNLWQQVEGDSNWTFSDAKEGNALPLYRVPSTELVNSEKLAAQREMKPNFILVLMESQRGLNTGYMNPQIQPSPTPFMDSLAAHSHVWMRMHTSGVPTTGGVLSTHIGIPHHSRLQQATDLAHVTLPSFVSVLTENGYSTHYMSAADPAWDNLGVWMAKWYTAQHYNRNREDDSTFMDNAIEYVRDTLAKEGKPFLATLMTRSNHYPFNFAAGMTDEEKNRPLQERINVTMGYADRQLARFIRAVENEEWYKNTYVIIMADHGFPLGENGVSTMSGGGFSNISWIPFFIHGKGLDAVRDTTTAAQIDIAPTVLELAGLAVPNIFMGHNLLRGDSAGLSLGAYSGGYAAIGLNGYRLIAKFPAKQETHLFADDDLRQENELTGKLSEVESRLSGYLDTLLKISDYSLEHGL; encoded by the coding sequence ATGATGAAATCGATCGCATACTTACTGAAGGCCGTTGGGAAAGGTCTTGCCCCATTGCAAAACCTTGTACTCATTTCGCTTGCGGCGTGGTTTACGCACATTCTGCTCCGCGTAATGCTCCTGTTCCGAAGCAACCCCTATGGATTCCCGTTCGTATCGAAACCGGACTGGTTCATTTTCCATGCGGTATGCATCGACTTCATGTGGATTGCGAATGCGCTCGTCGTATTCCTGATTCTTGGCGGAATCGCCCTGCGCATCGCGGGCGGCTCCAAGGGAATCGGGAGTAATGGAGCTGTCGGAACAAAAGGAAAAACGGTCGCGAAAGTCACCACCGTTCTCTATGCGGTCTTCCATACCGTCATTCTTTTATTGACACTACTCGACAACGAAACGCAGCGATTCCTGGGCGGGCACCTGACATTCGGTCTCGTGGACACCTACAAGGACACCTCTTCTATCATCGTGTTCTACGACTACGTGGCAAACGACCTGTCCGTACCCTACTTGCAGTTCGTCGTGCTTGCGCTGATGCTTCCGCTGACTTACGGAATCTACAAGCTACTTTGCAGATGGTATCGCCCTACCGAAGGTTTCTACATCAAGAAATCCGTCATTGCGATGCTCGTATTCTACATTGCCTCTTACTCGTACGTTTACTTTATATGGACTGGCAGTTCCCGTATGGATAAACTCCGTCCGGTTGTATCGCTGATTTACAACGACCTGTTCGCAGCAAAAAGGGCCCCCGGACTTTCCGAAGCAGACTTGAGCGCCTACAAAACCGCCTACCAAAACCTGTGGCAACAAGTCGAAGGTGATTCCAACTGGACTTTCTCCGATGCCAAGGAAGGAAATGCTCTCCCGCTCTACCGTGTCCCTAGCACAGAACTTGTGAACAGCGAAAAACTTGCCGCCCAGCGCGAGATGAAGCCGAACTTCATCCTGGTCCTCATGGAATCACAGCGGGGGCTCAACACGGGCTACATGAATCCACAAATTCAACCTAGCCCAACACCCTTCATGGATTCACTCGCCGCCCATTCTCACGTGTGGATGCGCATGCATACGAGCGGAGTCCCCACAACAGGCGGAGTCCTTTCAACGCATATCGGCATTCCCCACCACTCCCGCCTTCAGCAAGCCACCGACCTGGCCCACGTAACCCTACCGAGTTTCGTCTCGGTCCTCACCGAAAACGGATACAGCACGCATTACATGTCGGCAGCGGACCCCGCCTGGGATAACTTGGGCGTGTGGATGGCAAAGTGGTACACCGCGCAGCACTACAACCGCAATCGCGAGGATGACTCCACCTTCATGGACAATGCCATCGAATACGTGCGCGACACCCTCGCCAAAGAAGGCAAGCCCTTCCTCGCGACCCTCATGACCCGTTCCAACCACTATCCGTTCAACTTTGCTGCAGGCATGACCGACGAAGAAAAGAACCGACCGTTGCAGGAACGCATCAATGTGACCATGGGTTACGCCGACAGACAACTCGCCCGCTTTATCCGCGCCGTCGAAAACGAGGAATGGTACAAGAACACCTATGTCATCATCATGGCGGACCACGGATTCCCCCTGGGCGAAAATGGCGTCTCAACGATGAGCGGCGGCGGTTTTTCGAACATCAGCTGGATTCCGTTCTTTATTCACGGAAAAGGGCTGGACGCCGTTCGCGACACGACAACCGCAGCACAAATTGACATTGCTCCCACCGTACTTGAACTTGCCGGACTTGCAGTACCGAACATTTTTATGGGACATAACTTGTTAAGAGGGGATAGCGCCGGGCTTTCCCTCGGGGCTTACTCGGGCGGATATGCGGCCATCGGGCTTAACGGCTATCGCCTTATCGCAAAGTTCCCCGCCAAGCAAGAAACTCATCTTTTCGCAGACGATGACTTGCGTCAAGAAAACGAACTCACGGGAAAACTTTCAGAAGTTGAAAGTCGCCTGTCGGGATACCTCGACACTTTGCTCAAAATTTCAGATTACTCGCTCGAACACGGGCTTTAA
- a CDS encoding glycosyltransferase family 4 protein → MYHAENFSCKDFFVVIDKIYKILAWTLVFTRFTFMKIMIILNRIARGGGENVAVQLANQFSRMGHEIFFVSNKGRNDISDFYPIEENVQILPCFRHYFPLKIFSLRRTIKKENPDIIIGIMPDSTFYTYLAALGLHKIIISSDHSSFEKNPYSQRHLFPYLLKFYFNAVYDCVTVLTKTDYDIVVKKFRRTEVMPNPLSMQPAESIRVNRKKRILAAGRLNIWHCKGFDILIKAWAKVQEKYPDWVVEIAGEGETGRQYLEGLIAEKHLENRVILSGFHLNIKDFFSDSEIFVLSSRYEGFGMVLIEAMSQGAACIACDYKGRQREIIQDDSQGLCVECENEEALAGALSRMIEDEGYRRQVQENGWKRSHDFTPDKIGENWMRLLGELQKRR, encoded by the coding sequence ATGTACCATGCTGAAAATTTTTCTTGCAAGGATTTCTTTGTAGTCATAGACAAAATATATAAAATATTGGCGTGGACACTCGTTTTTACTAGATTTACTTTTATGAAAATAATGATTATTCTTAACCGAATCGCCCGCGGTGGCGGGGAAAATGTGGCGGTACAACTCGCTAATCAGTTTTCTCGAATGGGACACGAAATTTTTTTCGTCAGTAACAAGGGACGAAACGACATATCCGATTTTTATCCTATCGAAGAGAATGTTCAAATTCTCCCTTGTTTCCGTCATTATTTTCCCTTGAAGATTTTTAGCCTTCGTCGAACCATAAAAAAGGAAAATCCCGATATCATTATCGGAATAATGCCGGATTCTACATTTTACACCTATCTGGCCGCCTTGGGACTCCATAAAATCATCATTTCGTCAGACCACAGTTCCTTTGAAAAGAATCCTTATTCCCAAAGGCATCTTTTCCCGTATCTTCTCAAGTTCTACTTCAACGCCGTTTACGATTGCGTTACTGTTTTGACAAAAACGGACTACGATATCGTCGTCAAGAAGTTCCGGAGAACGGAGGTGATGCCGAACCCCCTTTCGATGCAGCCTGCTGAATCGATCCGCGTCAACAGAAAAAAGCGAATTCTTGCTGCCGGACGGCTGAATATCTGGCACTGCAAGGGTTTTGACATTCTCATCAAGGCATGGGCGAAAGTCCAGGAAAAATATCCTGACTGGGTTGTAGAAATTGCCGGCGAAGGTGAAACCGGACGCCAGTATTTGGAAGGTCTTATTGCCGAAAAACACTTAGAAAATAGAGTCATCCTTTCCGGATTCCATCTGAATATCAAGGATTTCTTCAGTGATTCCGAAATATTCGTTCTCAGTAGCCGCTACGAAGGTTTCGGTATGGTTCTCATCGAAGCCATGTCGCAGGGGGCAGCCTGTATCGCCTGCGATTATAAGGGCCGTCAGAGGGAAATCATCCAGGACGATTCTCAAGGCTTATGTGTGGAGTGCGAGAACGAAGAGGCTCTGGCAGGTGCCCTTTCGAGAATGATCGAGGACGAAGGTTACCGCAGGCAAGTCCAAGAAAACGGGTGGAAGCGTTCCCATGATTTCACCCCGGATAAAATCGGGGAAAATTGGATGCGTCTTCTTGGAGAATTGCAGAAGCGCCGGTAA